GGGCCGGCGGACAGCACTGGGAAGTCGTGGGTGAGGTACTGGCCCGGAGGCAGGTCCGGTGCCTCGTCGCGAGGTCGTCCGGTGAAGCCGGGCGTGACGATGCCCATCTACTGGAGGTATCCCTCGACGTCACGCGCCGGACGCTCGTGCGCCTGCTCGG
This Actinomycetes bacterium DNA region includes the following protein-coding sequences:
- a CDS encoding sulfite oxidase-like oxidoreductase — translated: MGIVTPGFTGRPRDEAPDLPPGQYLTHDFPVLSAGP